A genome region from bacterium includes the following:
- a CDS encoding cytochrome C gives MIVRALAAFLFICILPAGLRAADPETLLMPGPVIEGHAENEEECTSCHRPFDRSAEDGLCLGCHEDVGADLTAGKGFHGLAPGLAATACRSCHTDHQGRQADVVGLNPAAFDHALTDYPLQGAHVRVPCADCHVEEKKHRDASVECVSCHEKDDVHRGGLGEDCGACHEDTTWKKAVFDHDKTKFPLEGAHQDAACRLCHADERFEKTPGDCATCHVSADVHKGSFGPQCGDCHDVEKWKTQLFDHDRDTKFPLDGKHIGVDCGACHKGHLYNDPAPTDCNACHEADDVHGGRSGDQCQDCHDTRSWTKIAFDHDKDTKWPLRGRHAKVSCESCHPGKLEDPVEKDCLGCHKPDDVHRGQQGEACTVCHDENTWTETVGFDHDLTHFPLLGLHATVACEECHTTHAYADAETDCAACHRPDDKHEERLTEACASCHNPNSWAIWHFDHDAQSDFPLHGAHEGVDCITCHVAPAAEKIELTSECGICHLTDDVHRGAFGRDCGRCHGEQDWTKVKLER, from the coding sequence TTGATCGTTCGCGCTCTCGCCGCATTCCTCTTCATCTGCATCCTGCCCGCCGGGCTTCGCGCTGCAGATCCCGAGACATTGTTGATGCCCGGTCCCGTGATCGAGGGTCATGCGGAAAACGAAGAGGAGTGCACGAGTTGCCACCGCCCCTTCGATCGTTCCGCCGAGGACGGGCTCTGCCTCGGGTGTCATGAGGACGTGGGTGCGGATCTCACGGCCGGCAAGGGCTTTCACGGCTTGGCACCGGGTCTCGCCGCGACCGCGTGTCGCAGCTGTCATACGGATCACCAGGGACGGCAGGCTGACGTCGTGGGGCTGAATCCAGCCGCATTCGACCACGCCCTGACGGACTACCCGTTGCAGGGCGCGCACGTGCGCGTTCCCTGCGCCGATTGTCATGTCGAAGAGAAGAAGCATCGCGACGCGAGTGTCGAGTGCGTTTCATGCCACGAGAAGGATGATGTGCACCGCGGCGGCCTGGGCGAGGACTGTGGCGCCTGCCACGAGGACACGACCTGGAAGAAGGCGGTCTTCGACCACGACAAGACGAAATTCCCTCTCGAGGGAGCTCACCAGGACGCGGCCTGCCGTTTGTGCCACGCGGATGAGCGTTTCGAGAAGACACCTGGCGACTGCGCCACCTGCCATGTCAGTGCGGACGTCCACAAGGGGAGCTTCGGTCCGCAATGCGGCGATTGTCACGACGTCGAGAAATGGAAGACGCAGCTCTTCGACCACGATCGTGATACGAAGTTCCCACTCGACGGGAAGCACATCGGTGTGGATTGTGGAGCCTGCCACAAGGGCCATCTCTACAACGACCCGGCGCCAACCGATTGCAATGCCTGCCATGAGGCCGACGATGTGCATGGTGGACGAAGCGGAGATCAATGCCAGGATTGTCACGATACACGCAGCTGGACGAAGATTGCCTTCGACCACGACAAGGACACGAAATGGCCGCTCCGAGGCCGTCATGCCAAGGTGTCATGTGAGAGTTGCCATCCTGGGAAACTCGAAGATCCCGTCGAGAAGGATTGCCTGGGGTGTCACAAGCCCGACGATGTGCACCGCGGCCAGCAGGGCGAGGCGTGCACGGTATGCCACGATGAGAACACCTGGACCGAGACGGTTGGATTCGACCACGATTTGACGCACTTCCCACTGTTGGGCCTCCACGCCACCGTCGCCTGCGAGGAATGCCATACGACGCATGCCTATGCGGACGCCGAAACCGATTGTGCTGCCTGCCATCGGCCGGATGACAAGCACGAAGAGCGCCTGACCGAGGCCTGTGCCAGCTGCCACAATCCGAACAGTTGGGCGATCTGGCACTTCGACCACGATGCCCAGTCCGACTTCCCCCTGCATGGGGCCCACGAGGGCGTCGATTGCATCACCTGTCATGTGGCGCCCGCTGCCGAAAAGATCGAGTTGACGAGCGAGTGCGGGATCTGCCATCTCACCGACGATGTCCATCGCGGAGCCTTTGGTCGCGATTGCGGGCGTTGCCACGGCGAGCAGGACTGGACGAAAGTGAAGTTGGAGCGCTAG
- a CDS encoding NAD(P)-binding domain-containing protein: MLSPAAIYLVPLLALMLVYFRSRNQREDRALRDLQRMQATGATEPVSIHPVINGNRCLGCGSCVDACPHGDVLGVVGGQAELVNPTNCIGHGACAAACPTDAIRLVIGSERRGVNIPLLGPDFQTNVPGVFVAGELGGMGLIRNAIEQGRQAVESITKLPGVGDERDMLDTVIVGAGPAGFGASLTALQSGLRFVTIEQERLGGSLVHHPRGKIIVTHPVNVPLVGPVDMRATQKEELLEFWERVRADTGLRVRERERVLAVERRSDGSFEVQTDRAAFETRSVLLAVGRRGTPRKLEVPGEDSSKVVYSLTDPAQYTGKRVLVVGGGDSALEAAASLAQQEGCQVTLSYRGDAFHRACPNSRELLEEAIHQHHLEVLLGSKVEEIRADLVAVHTQGGHRELPNDAVVICAGGVLPNDFLHKIGVEIETRYGTPVHA, translated from the coding sequence ATGCTCTCTCCCGCGGCCATCTATCTGGTGCCACTGCTGGCGCTGATGCTCGTCTACTTCCGCTCGCGAAACCAACGTGAAGACCGCGCGCTCCGCGATCTCCAACGCATGCAGGCAACCGGCGCAACCGAGCCGGTCTCGATTCATCCGGTCATCAACGGCAACCGCTGCCTGGGTTGTGGATCCTGCGTAGACGCATGTCCCCATGGAGACGTCCTCGGCGTCGTCGGCGGCCAGGCAGAGCTGGTCAATCCGACGAATTGCATCGGTCACGGCGCCTGTGCGGCGGCATGCCCAACGGATGCCATCCGACTCGTGATCGGAAGCGAGCGGCGAGGCGTCAACATCCCGCTTCTCGGCCCGGACTTCCAGACCAATGTTCCGGGCGTATTCGTGGCCGGTGAACTCGGCGGGATGGGCCTGATACGAAACGCCATCGAGCAGGGACGTCAGGCGGTCGAATCGATCACCAAGTTGCCCGGGGTCGGTGACGAACGTGACATGCTCGACACTGTGATCGTGGGTGCAGGACCCGCAGGTTTTGGGGCCTCACTGACCGCACTCCAGTCGGGCCTTCGTTTCGTCACGATCGAGCAGGAACGCCTCGGCGGCTCCCTGGTGCACCATCCCCGCGGCAAGATCATCGTCACCCATCCCGTCAACGTACCGCTGGTGGGTCCGGTCGATATGCGGGCGACCCAGAAGGAAGAGCTGCTCGAGTTCTGGGAGCGGGTCCGAGCCGACACCGGCCTGCGTGTGCGCGAAAGAGAACGAGTCCTTGCCGTCGAACGTCGATCCGACGGCAGCTTCGAAGTGCAAACCGATCGGGCGGCTTTCGAAACCCGGAGCGTACTTCTGGCGGTCGGCCGTCGCGGAACGCCCCGCAAGCTCGAAGTACCCGGCGAAGACTCGAGCAAGGTCGTCTATTCGTTGACGGATCCGGCACAGTACACCGGCAAGCGCGTGCTCGTCGTGGGCGGCGGCGATAGCGCTCTGGAGGCGGCCGCTTCCCTTGCTCAGCAGGAAGGATGCCAGGTCACGCTCTCCTATCGCGGGGACGCGTTTCATCGGGCGTGCCCGAATAGTCGCGAGTTGCTGGAGGAAGCGATCCATCAACACCATCTCGAGGTTCTCCTCGGCAGCAAGGTGGAGGAAATCCGTGCCGATCTCGTCGCCGTTCATACCCAGGGCGGCCATCGGGAGCTGCCGAATGATGCGGTGGTGATTTGTGCCGGCGGCGTGCTTCCCAACGATTTCCTGCACAAGATCGGCGTTGAGATCGAGACCCGATACGGAACCCCCGTACACGCATGA